The Macaca nemestrina isolate mMacNem1 chromosome 8, mMacNem.hap1, whole genome shotgun sequence genome contains the following window.
CACAGACTGCACCCCCAGCCCTAGGGCAGGAGGCAGGCTGTGTGCGAAAGGCTTCTCCTGAGTGCAGGAGGCAAGTGTGGATGGCGTCCTCCCACTCAGGTGCCTGGGGATGATGGCGGGGCACAGGTTCTCCCAGAAAGAAGCCCCCGGCACTCCAGAGAGGGAAGAGGCTGGGGTTCAGGGTTGGGGGAGGCCACCTGTCACTGGGGACCCTGCTGTAGTGTTTGGATGCTGTATGGTGGGTATGTAGCGctaaaacaaattttgaaaaataggaGTGCTCAAATGAGGCCAAAAGGACGAGTGGGAGCGTGAATGGTAGTAGCCCCTCCCCTCGGAACCCTCTCCTTCCTGTGAACTTTCTGGGTCCATCCTCCCAGCAGGGAGGGGTCATAGATGGGCTGGAAGGCTCAGAGAGTTCTGGCCACATGCTTCAGGCAACACAGCAAGTGCAAGTCCTGGGAACTGCCCTCCCACCCTCTGCAGGGACGTCCTCCTTTCAGGGCCAAGCTTTGCTCCTGtcagggcagaggctgcagcccATATGACCAGGGCCCTGGACCAGACACAGCCCCGGATCCCGTCCCCACCTGGGGTGTGCAAGGACAGAAGGTCTTTCTGGCTTATTCAACAGGTGTTTATTAAGGGCCTACCCTGTGCTGAGGCTGCCGTTCAGGGAGCCCCATGAATGTGAGGTCTGGCCCCTCCCTTCAGGCCTCCAGGCCCCATCTCTGGAGCCTCCCAGGAACTCATGCTACCCCCGTCCTACAGTTCTACTCAGTCCACTTCATCTCAGCCTTTGCTGGGCCCTCCTGAGTGCCTGTCCCCTGCTGGGTGTGGGGGACACCATGGACCTGGCTCAGGTCATAGATGGGGTaggcagggaaggcttcctggaggaagaggtGCCTGAGCACAGGGTTAAGGGTGGAGAATGCTGGGCCATGGAAACAGCAGCAGAGAGGGTTGGAGGGGCCGTCTGCAGGCCGATCTGTGTCACGAGAGCCGATCTGCCGGGTGGGAGTCCTGGAGAGGGCCATGGGAGGGTCAGGGTGGAGGGCAGAGGCGCAGAGGGACATGGTCAGACCTGTGTTAGGACGTGCCTCAGGAACCAGGACAGGCTCCCACTGGGCCGGGTGTGTGAGGAGTGGCACGGGGACCTGGGGCACCACACCCAGTGTGGGCTGCAGCAGGGCCCCCGGAAGCCTACAGCTGTCTGGGGCCCCAAAGCAGCAGGCTGAGTGCAGGGAGCAGTGCCAGGATGGCAGCAGCTGGCTGCAGGGCATGGGCCCCGCTGGCGTTGCACAAGTCAGTGTCACAGCAGGTGATGTTCTTCTTGCCCACGTAGTAGTCCTGTGAGTCATCCACGCAGTTTGAGCTGCAGCCTTTGCTGATGACGGTCAGGAGGCCCACGGCGCCTGGGGAGCAGCGGGACCCAGGGATGGGGCTGCCCTGCATGCTCACCCGCCTGACCTGTCCCAGGCCTCCTCCTGTCCCCACCCTGCCTGAAGCTCTAGAGTCCCCCTGGGCTGGCCTCAAGATTGCAAGCAGTGCAAGGGCCTGGTCTCAGCCCTATCCAGATGCCCAAGTCAAGTGGACCACCCACTGAACATCAGCAATGGTGTGAATGAGTGAGCAAGGACAGGGATGGGGAGGGACAGAAGGGTGGAGGAGTGGCAGATGGAGGATGAGGAGGGACAGATGGGTGGAGGAGTGGCAGATGGAGGATGGGGAGGGACAGATGGGTGGAGGAGTGGCAGATGGAGGATGGGGAGGGACAGACGGGTGGAGGAGTGGCAGATGGAGGATGGGGAGGGACAGATGGGTGGAAGAGTGGCAGATGGAGGATGGGGAGGGACAGACGGGTGGAGGAGTGGCAGATGGAGGATGGGGAGGGACAGATGGGTGGAGGAGTGGCAGATGGAGGATGGGGAGGGACAGACGGGTGGAGGAGTGGCAGATGGAGGAGGATGGCTGGAGGGACAAATGCTGGGTGATTGTTGGGGGGCAGGTGTGGGACGGGTGAGGGATGGGTGGAAGGAAAACAGCACATAGGTGTGGGCAGATGGCCAGAAGGATGAATAGTTCAGTGGCAGAGACCTAGGCCTGGCGACTTTCGTCTCCCCACTCACGGATGCGCTCGGTCCAGCACTGCTCCTCCGGCTGCGTGCAGTTCTCCACATTCAGGCAGTCCTCGTTGCTCACCTGGGCCTTGCAGGAGTAGCACAGCAGGGCAGTGCCTGTGGGGTGGAGTGGGAGGGGCCTCAGAGGCTGCCCCATAGCACTCCCCAGAAATGGTGGCTCCTGGGCAGGGGCCTGCCTGCCTCATCTTCTCTGCAGTGCAGAGGGCAGGGCAGAGAGCAAGATCCGGGCCCTTCCGGAGAGAGCACAGTCTGTGCTGGGACAGTCCTCTGCAGGGGCACGAACTTCTCCACACTCCCCCAGGACTGCTTTTCTGCACGCCTCCTGCCACAGTGCCCGGCAGCTGCCATGTGTGCCCCAGCTCCCTGCTTGCGAGGGTAAAGCTTTGTTAAAATGCCCATGCTCTTGAGAGAGAAGGGGCTCGCCTCACCTGGCAGGGGCCCGGCTGGACAGGTGGATGATGCTTTTCCAGGACTTCCTCAGGCCACCGCCATGGAGGCCCACCTGGCCTTGTCCCCAGCAGCCCGGCCTCTCAGCCCCTCTCAGGCCTCCCGCGTCAGGTCTCGCTCTGCCCCTGGGGTGGCGGCCCTGCTGCTAGGTGCTCATAGCCACTGTCTCCTCCTCCAAAACAACCGCACCTGCCTGTGTAGGCAGGTGCCCAGCACTGTCCTCGGTGCTCCTCACCCTCAATATCTCCTCCCCATCTTCAGGGCCCCCTCCTCAGTGCCTCTGCAACGCTGCCCTGTTTAATCCCTCGGTGGCTGTTTTTGTGACCTCGCGTTCCAGAAGAGGAAGCTGCGGCTGTGGGGGTGACTGACCCAGGACCCTGGGTCGGGAGGGTCCTACCCCAAGCAGAGCAGCGCAGGCCAGCAGCTCCCTGGGACCCTCGGAAGCTGCAGTGCTGGGACTGGGCTGGATGTAGACCCCCCGGGTCCTCGCAGGACACCCCCAGCACCCCCCTCTGGTGCCCTCAAAAGCACTTCTTAGCCTGAGGCTTCCTGCCCTGTGCCTCCCGGCTCCTCATCAGCATCTCTGTCCATCCGTCCGCCAGTCTGTCTATCTGCCCCCTAGGAGCCAGGCCCTGCCCCACGGTCGTGAAGGAGAGTGACTCCTTGCTGGCCCTGCAAGCCCTGGTCACAGGGGATGGCAGGGAACAGGTCGCTGCCTGGTCGTGCCAAGAGCTGCCTTGGAGGAATGGAGGCTAGAACGAAAGCCTcatccccttcccccttcctccttcccccccACCTCCATGTGCCCTGCAGGTATCCCTCTGGCCTCCCCGGCTCACCCCTGCTCCCTTCCCTGCTGGGGGCCAGCCAGGGCCTCACCTGGCTGCAGGGCCAAGCCTGCCATCAACAGGGCAAGCAGCACAGCCTTCATGGTCACGGGTGGGCAGCGGTGGAGAGGGCCTTGAGTGGCTTTATATGACCGCAGCTGGGGAGAGGCTGGACTGCCCACAGTCAACACCAGCGGGTTTCCTGGAGCCAGTGAGGGCCCCGGGACTGGGCAGATCTGAGTCTCCTCCCTGAGCGACCTGCACCTCCCTCTCCCTTTGTCCTTCTTTCCACCTCTGAAGGACAGAGCCTGCCCAGGGCCATATCTCAGCCACCCCAGGCTGAGGGCTGAAACGTCCTCAGGCCCCAGATTAtgcctctcccacctccccaacCTCACAGCGCAAGGCCAGACAAGGGAGACCCTTTCTCCAGACTCCTCCAGGCCTCGGCCTTCCAGCCAAGGACGAGGGCACCTCCCTGGGCCCTGTGCTCCTACAGAAGCTGTGCCGCCCTCCTGGGGCCCACGGCCCACGGCCCACGGGGTGATAAGTCTTGGTCACAGTGTCACTGACAGATCAGCAGCAGGTGCTGCAAAGGACAGGGGCAGGGGCTATTCTGGGTGTGAACCAAAAGTAACATTCTAAGGACCCCcagccatctgaatggacccctcctctcagcAAGGGCTTTCCCAGGTGAACCTGAAaaactggttcaggccatgacagCAAAGGGTTGGACAGCCTCATTATCCCTCCTCTCTTCAGAACTCAGGAAGAGCCAGCGTTAACATCAACACAGGCCTTCAGTCTGATGAGAAACATTTACCAGCTATTTTCTCTGAAGcttgctacctggaggcttcctCTGATGATAAAGCCCTGGTCTCCACAACCCCatataacccagacattcctttctattgataactCTTGCAACCAATTCCcaaccagaaaatatttaaattcacctataacctggaagcccccagTTCCAGTTGCCCACCTTtttggaccaaaccaatgtatgtCTTCAATGTAtttgactgatgtctcatgtTTCCCTAAAACGGATAACatcaagctgtgccctgaccactttgggcacatgttctcagggtctcctgggggctgtgtcacaggccagggtccctcatatttggctcagaataaatgtcttcaaatattttacagagtttggctctttGTTGACACAGGGGACAGCCTCCCTGGGGAGGAGACCCTGTTGGACAGGTCTTCATTTGTGGGGCATTCAGTGTGGGCTGGGCCTTGGGCTAGGAGCTTTACCCTCAGGACCGTGAGTGACCCTCAGCTTGGAACTTTAGCTGCAAGGGAGTCGGGAAGTGCAGCTTTTAGCAGCCTCTGCAATAGCGGGAGGCAGGGGCTAGGCCCAGGGCTGTATGGCCTCTGTCTGCCCCAGAtcccctctccctcctgctccatGACCTGGGAGACTGGTCTAGCTCTCATGGGCAGGAGATGAGAGGGTGGAAGAGACAAGGTCAGGCCAGCTCTCCTGCCAGCTGGTTGGGTGGTGGCTGCAGTGCCTCTGGCCCTCTAGAGCAGGCCCAGGTTCTCCTGTCAGCCAGCTGGGTGGTGGTGGCCGTGGCTGTGGCCTTCTAGAGTAGGCCCACGTCCTGTCAGCCAGGCTTCTCCTGTCCCCAGGGCTCTGGCCAGCCTCTGGTCACTGTACTCTCCCCCTCATTCCTGCAAGCCCATGGGGGCGGtggcttcctgctgctgctgatTTTGAGGGGGACTGGTGGCCCTGCTGTCTCCTTCAACCTGTCCCCTGCCTTTGTACATGGGGCCTGAGTTAGATGACTCTGCCTCGCAACCCTCTTGGGTATACTGTTGTTCCTGCCGGATGCTGGTGGGTCCACTGTGGGCCGTGGCCCTGCCTGCTGCCAAGTGTGTGTCTGGAGGGAGGCAGGCCCCTTCTCCCCTGACGCTCTCCCCTCCCTGTTGATGGGGTGTCTGGTGGGAAACAGGCTCCTTCTCCCCAGACGCTCTCCTGTCCCAGCTCATGGTTGTCTGGCTTTCATTGTTTCCTCCTCTCCTCGATTTTGCCTCTGAAAAGGGCTCTGGCACATTTTAGGGGGTGGTGAGGATGTTGCGGGAGGAAGTCTTGGGGAATCGgcccctctcccagcccagcAGGCCTGCACCATCCGGGAAGGCTGGCAGATTTTCTGGGGTGTTCGGGGGACATCAGCTTCCCACTGTCTCGCCTTGAGTCTGGGATCAAGGTGACACTACTGATGGGAGCAAGGATGATGCGAGACCCAACCTCCCTGAGACTCAGTGGCACCAGGAATCTGCCTTCGGGCTTCCCCGGGGGCTCCAGGTCATCCCCTGTCCTTTTGGGGCCTCTCCCGCATGGCTCCCTGGAACTCATTGGGTTGGGCTCTTTTCCACGGAAATTGTCTCTTCTCTGGCAAGTGAGAAGCCTGAGCCCAAGAGGGACAGGAACTTACTGGAGGCCATGCAGGGTGACTGCGGCCTACCCCAGACTCCTTCCTTGCCCACTCTTGCCCACTCTCTGGACATGCCCTCCAGCCCATGTCCTGTAAGCTCAAGACAAGGAGCCTCACACAGTCGTGAACTGCTTCCATGTGTGGCTGACAGCCCCTGTCCcatcctccctccacccccagccccagcttgCCGGGGCTCTGGCCACTCCTGCACAGTAAGTTTTCTTATCTGTCTCTGTATTCAAGGTACCAGCCTGGGACTTTCTGTTCTCAAATATTTACAGGTGTGTAAGTGTTTGTTGATCTGATTTGGTACACAGTGATTGCtgtaaggcagtggttctcacGTGGGCGACTCTGCACCTCCAGGGAATGTTTGGTGATGTCTGGAGGCATCTCTGCTTGTTCCAGCTCAGGGGTGCTACTGGCCTCTAGTGGGTGCAGGCCAACGAGGGGGCAACACACAGGATCCCCACCACAGAATTCGCAGGCCCCAACATCAGCTGCACTGAGGGTGTGGCTGGCCTGAGGATGGCGTCATGGTCACGGCTCCTATACGGCATTCCTAGAGCCCCACCCCTAACCACAGGTTGGGTTCTGACCTCACCCGAAAACTGAGCCCTCACTGTGGTCAGTCTGAACTCTAATCCTGGTTACCTAACAAGCCCTGGTTATGGCCCCACCTTGAGTCATAAGACTAGTCACACCCGGAGCCCTGGTCCTGGCCACTGACTGAGCCCTGATCCTGGTCACAGAATGAACCCTGACTGTGGCCATCCTCTGATTTTTGACCCTGTCATTCACACTTTGGCCATACACCGAATGCTAGGCCCTGAGCCTGAACTGAGCCTGCATCTTCTGGCAGTTCTCCTTTCTGGGAAGTTCTGCCACAAGGGACATGGCTTCCTGTGGACCCTCATGCAGTGGACAGGGGCTGAGAGGCTGATTTGAGTGATAATAAAACTCCGGTCCTCCGGTcagctggctctgtgtgaattaaactcttcctctattgcaattcccctgtcttcaTAAATCGGCTCTATCTTGCCAGGGGTCAATATGAACCCAATGGGTGATCACACACTAGTGTAttttattccttctcttcctctctttctgatCCCTCCCCAGTGCCAGAACGGACTTGGTCTTTGAGAAGAGGCCCAAGGTTCCCTGAGCAATGGTAGGAGCACCTGGGGAGGAGCCCCATGCATCTTGGGGATCAGGCCCCAGTTCCATGGCAATCCTCACTGCCCACCAGCACCGCCCAAGTCCTGGGAGACCACCTGATCCCATGTCCCTGAGGTGGTAAGCAGTCACACCAGGGATGGAGCCAGCCTTCCTGGGAGGACTTTGCTGTCCCAGGAAACCCTGCCTCAGGAGCCCCCATCCAGCGGCCCTGGGTTCTAGTCCTGCCGTGTGCCTAGTTTGCCCCATGACTCAGCGTCCTCCTCTGAAACACATCTGACTCTAGCGTGCTCAAATTCCTGCTCCACAGAATCCTGTGCAATAAAAACGGTTAGTGTGGCTTCAGTGTGACTCACCATTGGCCTCCTTCCTTTGCTCTGCTAGTTGCCTCCC
Protein-coding sequences here:
- the LOC105488417 gene encoding prostate stem cell antigen; its protein translation is MKAVLLALLMAGLALQPGTALLCYSCKAQVSNEDCLNVENCTQPEEQCWTERIRAVGLLTVISKGCSSNCVDDSQDYYVGKKNITCCDTDLCNASGAHALQPAAAILALLPALSLLLWGPRQL